The Kogia breviceps isolate mKogBre1 chromosome 4, mKogBre1 haplotype 1, whole genome shotgun sequence genome window below encodes:
- the SPINK6 gene encoding serine protease inhibitor Kazal-type 6: MKISGVLLSLSLALFCFYSEITVFGFYAFFSGVFSQGVQIDCGEFQDPNVHCTRESDPHCGSDGQTYGNKCTFCKAVVKSGGKLNLKHHGKC; encoded by the exons ATGAAAATATCAGGTGTCCTTCTGtccctctctctggctctcttCTGCTTTTATTCAG AAATTACAGTGTTtggattttatgcttttttttcagGTGTCTTCAGTCAAGGAGTTCAG ATTGACTGTGGTGAGTTCCAGGACCCCAATGTCCACTGCACTCGAGAATCTGATCCCCACTGTGGTTCTGATGGCCAGACATATGGCAATAAATGTACCTTCTGTAAGGCAGTGGT GAAAAGTGGTGGGAAGCTCAACCTAAAGCACCATGGGAAATGCTGA